The Sediminitomix flava genome includes a window with the following:
- a CDS encoding zinc metallopeptidase: MYLLIFIFFLLISWLVQRKMKRTMAEGAELPSANQISGAEAAQMMLRDNGIYDVQINCIPGDFTDHYDPKHRTVNLSEQVFYGRNVTAVSVATHEVGHAVQHAQAYKPLQLRSAMVPVYNVSGKLLNAVFFLSIFGAFALGLNYQLLLTVVCGAYFVMTAFSFITLPVEFDASHRALQWVSNRGVVRGTDNAYAKKALNWAAMTYVVSALASLSYLLYYLSALNRD; encoded by the coding sequence ATGTATTTATTAATTTTTATATTCTTCCTACTAATAAGCTGGTTGGTACAACGAAAGATGAAACGTACCATGGCCGAGGGCGCTGAGTTACCTTCTGCAAACCAAATTAGTGGAGCCGAAGCAGCACAAATGATGCTGCGTGATAATGGAATCTATGATGTTCAGATTAACTGTATCCCTGGTGATTTCACTGATCATTATGATCCAAAACATAGAACTGTAAACTTAAGTGAGCAAGTATTTTATGGTCGAAATGTAACGGCTGTTTCTGTAGCTACTCACGAAGTAGGACACGCAGTTCAACATGCACAAGCCTACAAACCACTACAGCTCAGAAGTGCAATGGTCCCTGTTTATAACGTAAGTGGAAAACTACTTAATGCAGTGTTTTTCCTATCAATTTTTGGTGCTTTTGCTTTAGGCTTAAATTACCAATTATTACTTACTGTAGTCTGTGGAGCTTACTTTGTCATGACGGCATTCAGTTTTATTACTCTACCGGTGGAGTTTGACGCTAGTCATAGAGCACTACAATGGGTTTCAAATAGAGGCGTTGTGAGAGGTACTGACAATGCTTATGCTAAAAAAGCTTTAAATTGGGCTGCAATGACGTATGTTGTTTCTGCTCTAGCATCTTTAAGTTATTTGCTTTATTACCTTTCAGCTTTAAATAGAGACTAA
- the rfaE2 gene encoding D-glycero-beta-D-manno-heptose 1-phosphate adenylyltransferase: MNTENKIINDLNSLKELRQSWKEDNLKVVFTNGCFDIVHLGHIDYLEKARNLGQKLIIGLNTDESIKTLKGESRPINDAYARARMLAAFQFVDAVILFGEETPFNLINSLLPDVLVKGNDYTIDTIVGAKEVLANGGKVETVELVAGYSTSNIINKIKGE; this comes from the coding sequence ATGAATACCGAAAATAAAATCATCAATGATCTTAATTCTCTTAAAGAACTAAGACAAAGCTGGAAAGAAGATAATTTAAAAGTAGTCTTCACAAATGGCTGCTTTGATATTGTTCACCTCGGACATATTGATTACTTGGAGAAAGCTAGAAACCTAGGTCAGAAACTCATTATCGGTCTTAATACAGATGAATCCATAAAAACATTAAAAGGAGAAAGCAGACCTATAAATGATGCTTACGCAAGAGCTAGAATGCTTGCTGCATTTCAATTTGTAGATGCTGTTATTCTTTTTGGTGAAGAAACTCCATTTAACTTGATCAATTCCCTTCTACCCGATGTTTTAGTAAAAGGAAATGATTATACCATTGACACAATAGTTGGTGCAAAAGAAGTTCTAGCAAATGGTGGAAAAGTTGAAACTGTAGAACTTGTGGCAGGATATTCGACCTCCAACATTATTAATAAAATTAAAGGAGAATAA
- a CDS encoding lysylphosphatidylglycerol synthase transmembrane domain-containing protein, producing MNTKLKKAIQYLVSIGFSVVLLWYVYREQSISEIIETLEKTHYQWIFISIFAAIISHISRSFRWKLMLEPGGHKVPTFRVFLAVMTGYIANLVFPRMGEVARCGALHKTDKVPTQYAFGSVITERAFDFIIMLSIMVITVFIEFDKIGELIFGQFEGFIPFLQSKMYLLGGIAIVGLAGMGFVVLRWKKLIQIPLFNKVFNLLSGIKDGVIGIFRLSPKAQAAFIFHTAVIWAMYFIMSYVMFFALDETANLPLSAALSAFVMGGVGMTIPTPGGTGSYHLLVTATLVAYGLAEKSASTYALVMHSTQTIMVVVVGGFSLIMISLLSKKTKLEA from the coding sequence ATGAATACAAAACTAAAGAAAGCCATACAATACCTAGTTTCCATCGGTTTTTCGGTAGTCCTACTTTGGTATGTTTACAGAGAACAGAGTATAAGTGAAATTATTGAAACACTTGAAAAAACACATTATCAATGGATTTTCATCTCGATTTTTGCAGCTATAATTAGCCATATAAGTCGAAGTTTCCGATGGAAATTAATGCTTGAACCTGGTGGCCATAAAGTTCCTACATTTCGAGTATTCCTTGCAGTTATGACAGGCTATATTGCCAACCTTGTGTTCCCTAGAATGGGAGAAGTTGCAAGATGTGGAGCTCTTCATAAAACAGATAAAGTACCAACTCAGTATGCTTTTGGTTCAGTGATCACAGAGCGAGCATTTGATTTCATTATCATGTTATCGATTATGGTGATTACTGTGTTCATTGAATTTGATAAAATCGGAGAACTCATTTTCGGTCAATTTGAAGGCTTTATTCCATTTCTTCAATCTAAAATGTATTTACTAGGTGGAATAGCAATTGTTGGACTTGCTGGAATGGGTTTCGTAGTTTTAAGATGGAAGAAGCTCATTCAAATCCCACTTTTTAATAAAGTCTTTAATCTTCTTTCTGGTATAAAAGACGGCGTTATCGGGATTTTCAGATTAAGTCCTAAAGCACAAGCAGCATTCATTTTTCATACAGCCGTGATTTGGGCAATGTATTTTATTATGAGTTATGTGATGTTCTTCGCCCTCGACGAAACTGCAAACTTACCTTTATCAGCAGCTTTATCGGCATTTGTAATGGGTGGAGTTGGCATGACCATTCCTACCCCAGGAGGTACAGGATCTTACCATCTACTTGTTACAGCTACTTTAGTTGCTTATGGTTTGGCTGAAAAATCAGCTTCAACGTATGCTCTTGTAATGCACAGCACTCAAACTATTATGGTGGTAGTTGTAGGAGGATTTTCTCTTATTATGATATCACTTTTAAGTAAAAAGACTAAACTAGAGGCATAA
- the panD gene encoding aspartate 1-decarboxylase translates to MFIEILKSKIHRVKVTQADLNYIGSITVDEDLMDAANIIEGEKVQIVNNNNGERIETYVIKGERGSGVICLNGAAARRVQVGDVLIIISYCSMEFEEAKSYKPLLVFPDENNRI, encoded by the coding sequence ATGTTTATCGAGATATTAAAATCAAAAATACACAGAGTTAAAGTAACTCAAGCAGACCTCAATTATATTGGAAGTATTACCGTAGATGAAGATCTTATGGATGCGGCCAACATCATTGAAGGAGAAAAAGTACAAATCGTGAACAATAATAATGGTGAACGAATTGAGACTTATGTAATTAAAGGCGAAAGAGGTAGTGGCGTTATTTGTTTGAATGGTGCTGCAGCTCGTCGTGTACAAGTCGGAGACGTTCTCATCATTATTTCATATTGTTCTATGGAATTTGAAGAGGCTAAATCTTATAAACCTCTACTTGTTTTCCCTGATGAAAACAACAGAATCTAA
- the panC gene encoding pantoate--beta-alanine ligase, with the protein MHIFKETTSLRNFLITEQNSSKTVGFVPTMGALHDGHLALIKKSTAENDITICSIYVNPTQFNNSDDLDKYPRTIDKDINLLENVGCTAVFLPDDTIMYPEGKNKEDLIEFNFGSIETVMEGAKRPGHFNGVGIVVSKLFHIVQPTKAYFGLKDLQQFLIIRKLTNALSFPIDVIGHPTERAEDGLALSSRNMRLSESQREIAPILYKALQETKNILESSEDVEKAIEKGTQLIDETNQFQIEYLEITDTKSLKKLDSYSKGQNYAICVAAWLGNVRLIDNILIEN; encoded by the coding sequence ATGCACATTTTCAAGGAAACCACTTCATTAAGAAACTTTTTGATAACAGAACAAAATAGTTCCAAAACTGTAGGTTTTGTACCAACAATGGGAGCACTTCATGATGGGCATTTAGCCTTAATCAAGAAGTCTACTGCAGAAAATGATATAACAATTTGTAGTATTTATGTAAATCCGACCCAATTTAATAATTCAGATGATCTTGACAAATATCCAAGAACAATTGATAAAGATATTAACCTTTTAGAGAACGTTGGGTGTACTGCTGTCTTTCTCCCAGATGATACTATTATGTATCCTGAAGGAAAAAATAAAGAAGACCTAATAGAGTTTAACTTTGGAAGTATAGAAACCGTGATGGAAGGAGCCAAACGTCCAGGGCATTTCAATGGTGTAGGCATCGTAGTTTCTAAATTATTTCACATCGTTCAACCTACTAAAGCATATTTTGGACTGAAAGACCTTCAACAGTTTCTTATTATCAGAAAACTCACCAACGCATTATCTTTTCCAATTGACGTGATCGGCCACCCTACAGAAAGAGCCGAGGATGGACTTGCTTTGTCTTCAAGAAACATGAGACTGTCAGAAAGTCAGCGAGAAATTGCACCAATACTTTACAAAGCACTTCAAGAGACTAAAAATATCCTAGAAAGTTCTGAAGACGTTGAAAAAGCGATTGAAAAAGGAACTCAATTGATTGATGAAACAAATCAGTTTCAAATTGAGTATCTAGAAATTACAGATACCAAGTCTCTTAAAAAATTAGACTCATACTCTAAAGGACAAAACTACGCAATTTGTGTGGCTGCATGGTTAGGAAATGTTCGTTTGATTGACAACATACTGATCGAAAATTAG
- a CDS encoding glycogen/starch synthase: MSKLKILYVSSEINPFLKTTEVADYVRKLPQSMQERGMEIRILVPRFGLINERKNRLHEVVRLSGINITVGEEEKPLTIKVASIPQAKLQVYFIDNEDYFQRKSVFTDKKNDDKFFEDNDERAIFFCKGVLETVKKLGWSPDIVHCNDWISSMIPMYLKTTYKNDPMFKDTKSVYTIYNTSFEHKFDPQGLKEKVKMVDIEDSMLTLLEDADFNAFIKIGSQYADVVTNANADLTEKLDALTDGASDSINTIEVGDEFASSYYDIYTELMG, encoded by the coding sequence ATGTCAAAATTAAAAATTCTTTACGTTTCTAGTGAGATTAATCCATTTTTGAAAACTACTGAAGTTGCTGATTATGTGCGTAAGTTGCCACAATCAATGCAAGAGAGGGGTATGGAAATTCGAATTTTAGTCCCTCGTTTTGGATTGATCAACGAACGTAAGAACCGTTTGCATGAAGTTGTCAGACTTTCAGGGATTAATATCACTGTAGGCGAAGAGGAAAAGCCTTTAACTATAAAAGTTGCTTCAATTCCGCAAGCAAAACTGCAAGTTTACTTTATTGATAATGAAGACTATTTCCAACGTAAATCAGTCTTTACAGATAAGAAAAATGACGATAAGTTTTTCGAAGATAATGACGAAAGAGCGATTTTCTTCTGTAAAGGTGTGTTGGAAACTGTGAAAAAATTAGGATGGTCTCCAGATATCGTTCACTGTAATGATTGGATTTCAAGTATGATTCCGATGTACTTGAAAACGACTTATAAGAACGATCCGATGTTCAAAGACACTAAGAGTGTTTACACAATCTACAATACTTCTTTTGAGCATAAATTTGATCCTCAAGGGTTGAAGGAAAAAGTGAAGATGGTTGATATTGAAGATAGTATGTTGACTTTGTTGGAAGATGCCGATTTTAACGCATTTATCAAGATTGGATCTCAATATGCAGATGTTGTAACTAACGCCAATGCTGATTTAACTGAGAAGTTAGATGCTCTAACAGATGGAGCTTCTGATAGCATCAATACTATTGAAGTTGGAGATGAGTTTGCAAGTTCTTATTATGACATCTATACGGAATTGATGGGATAA
- a CDS encoding DUF4270 family protein produces MTFNINQLKRVLSKANLLGAFILGTSLLNTSCNQDDILENGSELGDGSNVKVCFEDNFSLRTTTKFFRDSILTSSVSNAIVGEIQEGDLGTTKSSVYLRPNVSSGVAFNEQEEFVGFEFLLVFNGYSYGDTLSAIEFQGRELETELEIIQETVDQSGDTIIVSVPRYHFEIIPENSIGNELLRFDEIDEEVLFADLDIDSFTNSSDGTTSERKFLRIPMDETLGRQLFSLDTISDSTVIDLFKGIALDIVDEGVYYGIDGSNSKFRLLYNDRDENGDIITEDVQGIIRPKEFTYDMSIAGFYNSLFDKGDALASLNLGDTLSSVSLNNTGLVTAGTPIYSVIDFDGALELLNRAVEEGDDNPLTKIIVQRAELSISAVDPTDRSGTSQSLEYIKNNTPPPSQIIFATLTDELENDGQISRLSDGSISTLFTEAGDAALSSSFSIARNQYGTIDITSYFNARLNVLNANNDDNVDNIESGDFNYAGPMVVLPTSISTGVNKLTFPDSESDALAPSTGLNPNVPLNLNLRLYYTIFGGTLECGETTE; encoded by the coding sequence ATGACATTTAACATAAACCAATTAAAGCGTGTTTTGTCGAAGGCAAATCTTTTAGGGGCCTTTATTCTTGGAACATCTCTATTGAATACATCTTGTAATCAGGATGATATTTTGGAAAATGGAAGTGAACTAGGTGATGGGTCTAATGTAAAAGTATGCTTTGAAGATAATTTTAGTCTTAGAACAACTACAAAGTTTTTTAGAGACAGTATATTAACTTCAAGTGTATCTAATGCTATAGTTGGTGAGATACAAGAAGGAGATTTGGGAACAACTAAGTCTTCTGTTTATTTAAGGCCAAATGTTAGTTCTGGTGTTGCTTTTAATGAGCAAGAAGAATTTGTTGGTTTTGAGTTCTTATTAGTTTTTAATGGATATTCATACGGAGATACTTTAAGTGCAATTGAATTTCAAGGAAGAGAGTTAGAGACTGAGTTGGAAATCATCCAAGAAACAGTTGATCAAAGTGGAGATACTATTATCGTGAGTGTACCTCGTTACCATTTTGAAATTATTCCTGAAAATTCAATTGGAAATGAACTTTTAAGATTTGATGAAATAGATGAAGAAGTCTTATTTGCTGATTTAGATATTGATTCTTTTACAAATTCGTCTGATGGGACAACTTCTGAGCGTAAGTTTTTAAGAATCCCAATGGATGAAACATTAGGACGTCAATTATTTTCTTTAGATACTATTTCTGATTCTACAGTTATTGATCTATTTAAAGGTATTGCTCTTGATATTGTAGATGAAGGTGTCTACTATGGTATTGATGGTTCAAACTCTAAGTTTAGACTACTTTATAATGATAGAGATGAGAATGGTGATATTATTACTGAAGATGTTCAGGGGATAATTAGACCAAAAGAGTTTACATATGATATGTCCATTGCAGGTTTTTACAATAGCTTATTTGATAAAGGCGATGCTCTTGCTAGTTTAAATCTTGGTGATACTCTTAGCTCTGTAAGCTTAAATAATACTGGTTTAGTAACTGCTGGTACACCAATCTACTCTGTGATTGACTTTGATGGAGCATTAGAGCTGTTGAATAGAGCTGTAGAGGAAGGAGATGATAATCCTCTTACAAAAATCATAGTTCAAAGAGCTGAATTAAGTATTAGTGCTGTGGACCCAACAGATAGAAGTGGTACTAGTCAATCTTTAGAATACATAAAAAATAATACTCCTCCACCATCGCAAATTATTTTTGCAACATTAACTGATGAACTTGAGAATGATGGACAGATTAGTAGACTTTCAGATGGAAGTATATCTACGCTATTTACAGAAGCTGGAGATGCAGCTCTTTCGTCTAGTTTCTCAATTGCTAGAAATCAATATGGTACGATAGATATTACATCATATTTTAATGCTAGACTTAATGTCCTAAATGCAAATAATGATGATAATGTTGATAATATTGAAAGTGGGGATTTTAATTATGCAGGTCCAATGGTTGTGTTGCCAACGTCAATTTCAACTGGTGTAAATAAATTAACTTTCCCTGATTCAGAAAGTGATGCTTTAGCTCCTTCAACAGGGCTAAACCCTAATGTTCCACTTAATCTGAATTTGAGACTGTACTATACAATATTTGGAGGTACTTTAGAATGTGGTGAAACTACAGAGTAA
- the glmS gene encoding glutamine--fructose-6-phosphate transaminase (isomerizing), with product MCGIVGYLGFKEAKDILIKGLSRLEYRGYDSSGVAIMNENLKVFKCKGKVSDLQNLIGEQDTHGSVGIGHTRWATHGVPNNVNAHPHLSSDSRIALVHNGIIENYGSLKKELESKGHEFYSETDTEVLTRFIEQVQKDNECSLEDAVRIALTQVVGAYAIVLVSVNEPGKIVAARKGSPLVVGVGEDKEEFFLASDATPIIEYTKDVVYLDDEEVVVLTKGDITITDIRNVARDTYIETLDMELEAIEKGGYDHFMLKEIMEQPKSIEDCLRGRVIAEDLHVKLGGIQQHLPDLLNANRIIILACGTSWHAGLVAEYVFEELTRIPVEVEYASEFRYRNPIVGKGDVIIAISQSGETADTLAAIEMAKERGATILGVCNVVGSSIARASHEGAYTHAGPEIGVASTKAFTAQLTVLTSMALMVAKEKKSISENRLSELLRDLEQVPAKVEQVLKLDSAIESIAEIYKDASNCLYLGRGYNFPVALEGALKLKEISYIHAEGYPAAEMKHGPIALIDEEMPVIFIATRDSSYDKVVSNIQEVKARKGRVIAIVTEGDALIPKMVDHVIEVPNIHEMLMPMISVIPLQLLSYYIAVMRDCNVDQPRNLAKSVTVE from the coding sequence ATGTGTGGAATTGTAGGTTATTTAGGTTTTAAAGAAGCAAAAGATATATTAATTAAAGGTCTAAGTAGGTTAGAATATAGAGGTTATGATAGTTCTGGCGTTGCCATAATGAATGAAAACTTGAAAGTTTTTAAATGTAAAGGCAAAGTATCTGATCTACAAAACTTAATTGGAGAACAGGATACCCATGGTTCTGTAGGAATTGGACATACTAGATGGGCCACTCATGGTGTACCTAATAACGTTAATGCACACCCTCATTTATCTTCTGATAGTAGAATAGCACTTGTTCATAATGGAATTATAGAGAATTATGGTTCTCTTAAAAAAGAATTGGAATCTAAAGGACACGAATTCTATTCTGAAACAGATACCGAGGTTTTAACCCGTTTCATTGAACAAGTACAAAAAGATAATGAATGTTCATTGGAGGATGCTGTACGTATTGCTTTAACACAAGTAGTTGGGGCTTATGCTATTGTTTTAGTCTCAGTTAATGAGCCAGGTAAAATTGTTGCAGCGAGGAAAGGTTCACCTCTAGTGGTGGGAGTGGGTGAAGATAAGGAAGAATTCTTTTTAGCATCTGATGCAACTCCTATCATTGAGTATACTAAAGATGTGGTTTATCTTGATGATGAAGAAGTAGTTGTTCTTACAAAAGGAGATATTACAATTACAGATATACGTAACGTAGCAAGAGATACATATATTGAAACTCTTGATATGGAACTTGAGGCAATTGAAAAAGGTGGTTACGATCACTTCATGTTGAAAGAAATCATGGAGCAACCAAAATCAATTGAAGATTGTTTGAGGGGGCGTGTAATCGCGGAAGATCTTCATGTGAAATTAGGAGGTATACAACAGCATTTACCTGATCTACTTAATGCGAATAGAATTATTATCTTAGCTTGTGGTACTTCTTGGCATGCAGGTCTTGTAGCTGAATATGTATTCGAAGAGCTAACAAGAATACCTGTGGAGGTAGAATATGCTTCTGAATTTAGATATAGAAATCCAATAGTTGGTAAAGGCGATGTTATTATTGCGATTTCACAGTCTGGAGAAACAGCCGATACTTTAGCAGCTATTGAAATGGCCAAGGAAAGAGGTGCAACTATATTGGGTGTTTGTAACGTAGTTGGGTCATCTATTGCTAGAGCATCACATGAAGGTGCTTATACACATGCTGGACCAGAAATTGGTGTAGCTAGTACTAAAGCATTTACAGCTCAATTGACAGTTCTTACATCTATGGCTCTAATGGTCGCTAAAGAGAAAAAATCTATTTCTGAAAATAGATTAAGTGAGCTTCTAAGAGATTTAGAGCAAGTACCAGCTAAAGTAGAGCAAGTGTTAAAACTAGATTCAGCAATTGAAAGTATTGCTGAAATTTATAAAGATGCTTCAAATTGTCTTTACTTAGGACGTGGCTATAATTTCCCTGTAGCATTGGAAGGTGCGTTGAAGTTGAAAGAAATCTCTTATATCCATGCAGAGGGGTACCCTGCTGCAGAAATGAAGCATGGGCCTATTGCTTTGATTGATGAGGAAATGCCTGTGATTTTCATTGCAACTAGAGATAGTTCTTATGATAAAGTAGTGTCAAATATTCAAGAGGTTAAAGCTCGTAAAGGTCGAGTTATAGCAATTGTAACTGAAGGAGATGCTCTTATCCCTAAAATGGTAGATCATGTTATTGAAGTACCAAATATTCATGAAATGCTGATGCCAATGATCTCTGTAATTCCTCTACAATTATTGTCTTATTACATCGCTGTTATGAGAGATTGTAATGTGGATCAACCAAGAAACTTGGCTAAATCAGTTACTGTAGAGTAA
- a CDS encoding alpha-amylase family glycosyl hydrolase has protein sequence MKMNKLTKSSLLILFYGLGLLNLSSCEPAKTQSTKTEAPFIWNAANIYFLLTDRFYNGNKENDNIIPRNENAAKLRGFMGGDIKGITEKIKEGYFQDLGINAIWFTPIVEQIHGSVDEGTGETYPFHGYWAKDWTKIDPNFGTKEDLAELVKVAHDNGIRIILDVVINHTGPVTDQDPVWDNNWVRTEPQCTYDSYENFVNCTLVENLPDVLTGSDENVEIPTPLVEKWTKEGRLEKEQKELDEFFARTGYPRAPRFYIIKWLTDYIREFGVDGFRVDTVKHTEESVWGDLHKEAIAAFKDWKKANPDKVLDDNDFYMVGEVYGYNIGNGRNFMNGDKEVDYFDEGFNTLISFGLKWEANEKSYEEVFASYDSILNNELKGKGVVNYVSSHDDGHPFDKMREKPFKAANFLFLAPGSAQVYYGDETNRSLDIEGTVGDATLRSFMNWDEIEKNSERNGFKTKDVLSHWQKLGKFKSLHPVVGIGRHQMITEAPYVFSRSIKSDKYSDQVVVGLDLPKGKKDISVAKVFEDGQKVKDFYSGTTATVKGGKVTIDTPNNIVLFEAI, from the coding sequence ATGAAAATGAATAAACTTACCAAAAGTAGTCTACTCATTTTGTTCTATGGTTTAGGACTTTTAAACCTTAGTTCATGTGAGCCAGCTAAAACACAATCAACTAAAACTGAAGCACCATTTATTTGGAACGCTGCAAATATCTACTTCCTTCTTACTGATCGTTTTTATAACGGAAATAAAGAGAATGACAACATTATTCCAAGAAACGAAAATGCTGCAAAGCTAAGAGGTTTCATGGGAGGTGACATCAAAGGTATCACTGAGAAAATCAAAGAAGGATATTTCCAAGACTTAGGTATCAATGCAATATGGTTCACTCCTATTGTTGAGCAAATTCATGGAAGTGTAGATGAGGGCACAGGAGAAACTTATCCTTTCCATGGCTATTGGGCAAAAGACTGGACTAAGATTGACCCTAACTTTGGCACAAAAGAAGACCTTGCTGAACTTGTAAAAGTTGCGCATGACAACGGCATCAGAATTATACTTGATGTTGTGATCAACCACACAGGCCCTGTAACTGACCAAGACCCAGTATGGGATAACAATTGGGTAAGAACTGAACCACAGTGTACATATGATTCATATGAAAACTTCGTAAACTGTACGTTGGTAGAAAACTTACCAGATGTTCTTACAGGTAGTGATGAGAACGTTGAAATTCCTACTCCACTTGTTGAAAAATGGACTAAAGAAGGTCGCCTAGAAAAAGAACAAAAAGAGCTTGATGAATTCTTTGCTCGTACGGGTTACCCGAGAGCTCCTCGTTTCTACATCATCAAATGGCTTACAGATTACATTCGTGAATTTGGCGTTGATGGCTTCCGTGTTGACACTGTAAAACATACAGAAGAAAGTGTATGGGGTGATTTGCACAAAGAAGCTATTGCAGCGTTCAAAGACTGGAAAAAAGCAAATCCAGACAAAGTTCTAGATGATAATGATTTCTATATGGTTGGTGAAGTATATGGCTACAATATCGGAAATGGTAGAAATTTCATGAATGGAGATAAAGAAGTTGACTATTTCGATGAAGGCTTCAATACACTAATCAGCTTTGGCTTGAAATGGGAAGCTAATGAAAAGTCTTATGAAGAAGTATTCGCTTCTTATGATAGTATTTTAAACAATGAATTGAAAGGAAAAGGAGTTGTCAATTATGTATCATCTCACGATGATGGGCATCCTTTTGACAAAATGCGTGAAAAGCCTTTCAAGGCTGCAAACTTCCTATTCCTTGCTCCAGGTTCTGCTCAAGTTTATTATGGCGACGAAACGAACCGTTCATTAGACATTGAAGGAACTGTTGGTGATGCTACACTTCGTTCATTCATGAACTGGGATGAAATCGAAAAGAATAGTGAAAGAAATGGTTTTAAAACTAAAGATGTTCTTTCTCACTGGCAGAAGCTTGGTAAATTTAAAAGCTTACACCCTGTAGTTGGTATTGGTAGACACCAAATGATTACAGAAGCTCCTTATGTATTTAGTAGATCTATTAAATCTGATAAATATTCTGATCAAGTAGTTGTTGGTCTTGATCTTCCAAAAGGGAAAAAAGATATATCAGTTGCTAAAGTGTTTGAAGATGGTCAAAAAGTAAAAGACTTCTATTCGGGTACTACAGCAACTGTAAAAGGTGGTAAAGTAACGATTGACACACCAAATAATATCGTGTTATTTGAAGCGATCTAA
- a CDS encoding tRNA pseudouridine synthase A, with amino-acid sequence MAHRQRFYYLIEFQYLGFRYHGWQKQPNVKTIQGMVDKTINFVLEHDNFKTLGASRTDAMVSAEHSAFELFLWEKLDTKLFFEKLNKNLPNDIRAISVKETDEKFNIIQNPKTKEYLYFFSHGGKNHPFCAPYMVYMHENLDIELMKTGAKLFEGTHNFQKYCYKPSDATIFEREIIKSEIIKNDILTANFFPEESFVYKIEGKGFLRHQVRLMMGTLFKLGAGELSLDEIKESLNGGDNQALAFIAPSSGLHLHSTLFQL; translated from the coding sequence ATGGCACACAGGCAAAGATTTTATTACTTAATCGAATTCCAATATCTAGGGTTTAGATATCATGGTTGGCAAAAACAGCCAAATGTAAAAACCATTCAAGGAATGGTAGACAAAACAATAAACTTCGTTCTAGAACATGACAATTTCAAAACATTAGGTGCAAGTCGTACAGATGCTATGGTTTCTGCAGAACACTCTGCTTTTGAATTATTTTTATGGGAAAAACTAGACACCAAACTATTCTTTGAGAAATTAAACAAAAACCTCCCAAATGATATTAGAGCGATTTCAGTCAAAGAAACTGATGAAAAATTCAATATCATTCAAAACCCAAAGACTAAAGAATACTTATACTTTTTCTCACACGGTGGAAAAAATCACCCGTTTTGCGCTCCGTACATGGTTTATATGCATGAGAATCTTGACATTGAGTTGATGAAAACAGGGGCCAAACTGTTTGAAGGGACTCATAATTTTCAGAAATACTGTTACAAGCCTTCTGATGCTACCATTTTTGAAAGAGAAATCATCAAAAGTGAAATCATTAAAAACGATATTCTTACAGCTAACTTTTTTCCAGAGGAAAGCTTTGTTTACAAAATAGAAGGTAAAGGTTTTCTAAGACATCAAGTGAGATTGATGATGGGAACATTGTTCAAACTTGGTGCAGGAGAATTATCACTAGATGAAATCAAAGAATCATTAAATGGAGGAGACAATCAAGCTCTAGCATTTATTGCTCCTTCATCTGGACTACACCTTCACAGTACTTTATTTCAATTATAG